A window of Cellulosimicrobium protaetiae genomic DNA:
TCGTCCGTGTCCCCGTCGTCGTGCTTGACCTGCGGAGTGAGGAACGCGCGCGTGAGATCGGGCGGCAGGAGGTCGCCGCCGCGGACCGCCGCCCAGAACCGGGTGAGGTCGGCCGCCGTGACGTGCGCGCCGCCGTCGGGCGAGCCGACGGGCGGGTAGGAGTAGATGTTCTGCCGCCACCCGGTGATGCGGCCGTCGCTCCGCGGGCCGTCGAAGACGGGCTCCCAGCCCTCGGCGACGTCGGGCTCGGCCTCGTCCATGCGGAAGAACCCGGAGCGGTCCATGCCCGCCCGCGCGAACACGTGCTCGCGGACGTGGTCGCGGTAGGTGGTCCCGGTGACGGCCTCCAGAGCGAGGCCGGCGAGCACGAACCCCACGTTGCAGTACCGGCACCCCTCGCCGGGCGCGAAGTTCGGCTCCTTGTGGACGAATCCGGGAAGGAAGTCCTCCGTGCGCGTCACGGAGTAGTTCGGACGCTCGACCCAGAGCGCCTCGTACGACTCGCCCGCCTCCTCGTCCGCGTCGTCCGCGATGCCGGACGTGTGCGTGAGCAGGTGGCGGATCGTCACCTCGCGCGGGATCGTCGTGCCGACGAGGTCGACGTGGTCGTGGACGCGGTCGTCGAGCCCGAGCCGCCCCTCCCCGACCTGCTGGAGCACCGCGACGGCGGTGAACAGCTTGGTCACGGACGCGACGTCGAACCGCGTGCTCGTCCGGACCGGGACGCCCCAGCGTCGCGACGCGATCCCGTACGCGCGCTCGAAGAGCGCCTCGCCGTGCCGTTCGAGGCGCACGACCCCGGAGAACGCGTCGGCGTCGGCCGCCGCGCGCAGGTGGGTGTCGAGAGTGGTGAGTGCGGCGTCGTCGAGCGTGGTCATGCCTCGACGGTAGGCGCGGCGCCCTGGCCGCGGCCAGGTCTTTGCCGCATCCGCCGGGAGACCTCTCGGGAGGGAGCGCTGTCAGAGTACGGTCGCGGCATGGCGACCTCCACGACGACCCCTGCCCTGGGCGTGATCCTGCCGCGCGAGCTGCCCGCCGACCGGATCGTGCCGTTCGCGCGGCGCGCCGAGGAGGTGGGCCTGGACGAGGTGTGGGTCGTCGAGGACCTCACGTTCCACGGCGGGATCGCCCAGGCGGCGACGGTGCTCGCCGCGACCCGGCACCTCACGGTGGGCATCGGGATCCTCCCCGCGGCGACGCGCGCGCCGTCGACCGCCGCGATGGAGGCCGCGACCCTCGCCGCCCTGCACCCCGGCCGCCTGCACCTGGGGATCGGGCACGGCATGCCCGCGTGGATGCGGCAGATCGGCGTCTGGCCCGCGAGCCCGCTCGCGATGCTCGAGGAGACGACGTCGGCCGTGCGCGCCCTGCTGCACGGCGAGCGCGTGAGCGTCTCGGGCCGCTACGTCGCGGTCGACGACGTCGCGCTGCACGCCCCGCCCGCCTCGCCGCCGCCCGTGCTCGCCGGGGTGCGCGGCCCGCGCTCGCTCGAGATCTCCGGCCGGGTCGCGGACGGGACGATCCTCGACATGCCCGTGACCCCGGAGTACCTGGCCGTCGCGCGTGCCGCGATCGACGCGGGGCGCACGAGCGCGGGCGGCGCCGCTCCGCCGGAGCACCGCGTCGTCGCCTTCGCGGTGGGTGCCGTGCACGACGACGTCGCGACGGCCCGCGCGATCGTCCGCCCGTCCCTCGCCGTGCTGGGCGAGACGGACTGGTCGGCGCAGATCGACCCGCTGCCGTTCGCCGACGACCTCCGCGCCCTGCGCGACGCGAGCGACAGCCCCGAGGCCTTCGCCACCGCGATGCCGGACGCCTGGGTCGACGCGCTCGCCGTCGTCGGGACGCCCGACACCTTCCGTGCCCGGCTCGCCGAGCTCGGCGCGGGCGGGGTGTCGAGCATCGTGCTCCTCGCGACGAGCCCGGACCCGGCCCGCCCGGACGACCCGTTCGCAGCGCTCGACGCGCTGCACGAGATCACCAGGTCTGCACCGAGACCGCGAACAGCGTGACCACGACCGTCAGGGCTCCGAAGCTGAGCAGGACGATCTTTCGGAGTCGGGCCTCGTCGAGACCTGTCGTCAGCCTTGGCAGCGACGTCGACGCGGACCGCAGCCGGCGCTCCGCCACCGACCAGACCGGCGACGTGTCGAGCAGGCCGCAGACCTCTGCGACGTCGGCGAGGACACTGCGCCAACGGCGGCCCGAGCCGGTCGACACGGGCCACCGTGCGTGCAGGAACACCGTGTCCCCCATGATCTCGACGCAGTACCGGCGGCTCAGCCGCGCGAACGCCTCGAGCGCCTGAGCCGTGAGCATCGACCGCACGACGTGCGCCGTCTCCTCGCGCGCGTACACCCGCAGAGCGCTGTCGGACCGCAGCTCGACCCGGTCCTCGGGACGCGGGTGGAACGCGACCCGCATGCCCGGCACGCTCCTCGACGTCATGACGACGTGCGGGAGCCGGGCCGGCAGCCGGACGGCCACGTAGCCGGACTGGATGAGCGGCGCGCGACGGTGACCGATCCTGTACCGCAGGTTGCCGATCTCGACCTGGTAGCCGTGGATCGTCCCCCGGACCACCATGAGACGCTGCTGATCGGTGCCCACCCGGAAGCTGCTCCCGGTGTAGCCCGGCGAGTCCTTGAGCGCGTCGAAGCCGCACCCGTTGTCCTCGGCGAACCGGCTGATCCGAGCCGCTGCCGACCTGCTGACCTGCAGGAGGTTCACGGCGCCCGTCGACGCAGCCACGACGCCCCCGAGCACCAGCATCGTGGTCAGCCTGGTCCACCCCTGCAGCCCGAAGGCCAGCAGCGCCGCACCGACGAGTCCTGCGAGCACGCTGCCCACGACGACGACGACACCGGTGCGGCGCTCCCTGCGCAACGGAGCGGGCAGGGTCACCCGGGAGCCGGGACGACGCCCGGCCTCGAAGGCGCTGAGGTCGAGCTGCGCGGTGCTCAACGGGCGGACCGGGCAGCGGACAGACTCACACGCGCACGATAGCGGAGGGCGCTGTCCCCGTCCGTCGGGGTCTTCGCCGACCGGTGGCCGGTGGGCGCACGACCGTCGTCGCGGCGGGTCAGTAGCGCCACGCGCGCATGTCGTCCTGGTAGGTGCGCTGCACGGTCGGGGACAGCAGGGTCGACGGCGGCAGGTCCTGCGGCGGGTTGTCGGCGGGCAGGTGCGTCGTCGCGGCGAGCGACGCGGCGTCGTGGAACCGCAGCCCCTCGGGGAGGGGCGTGCGCGCGAAGAGCCCGGGGACGTCGTCGGGCCTCTGGGCGCTCCCCGTGACCCCGCCGGGACCGCCCGGGAGCGAGAGCGCGAAGCCCCACTCGCCGAACGACGGCACGTTGACCGTGAGCGGCACGACGGTGCGGTCGGGCGCCGCGGCGCGGACCGTGGAGGCGACCTGCCAGAACGCGTCCGGCGTGAAGTAGGTCGACGTCGCCTGCGTCGCGAACACGCCGCCCGGGCGCAGGTGCGCGGCGACCATGCCGTAGAACTCCTGCGAGTACAGCTTGGCCACGCGCTCGGTGGACGGGTCGACGAGGTCGACCAGCACGACGTCGAACGTCTGCGGGGTGTCCTCGACCCACCGGAACGCGTCGGCGTTGACGACGGTGACGCGCGGGTCGTCGAGCGCGTGCTCGTTGAGGTCGGTGAGGAGCCGGTTCTCGCGCGCGAGGTCGGTGACCGCCGGGTCGAGGTCGACGAGGGCGACCTCCTGCACCGAGTCGTACCGCAGCACCTCGCGCGCGAGGAGCCCGTCGCCGCCCCCGAGGATCGCGACCGACGCGGGTGCCGCGACGGACGTCATCGCCGCGTGCGCGAGGGTCTCGTGGTACCGGGCCTCGTCGACGGAGGAGAACTGGAGCTGGTTGTCCAGGTAGAGGCGGGTGTCGCCGCGGTACTCGGTGACGACGACCTGCTGGTAGGCGCTGCGCTCCTGCGCGACGACCGGGTCCTGGTACATCCCCGCGCTGATGCGCGTCTCCAGCCACGTCGAGGCCGCGAACCCGGTGACGAGCACGACGAGCGTCACGGCGGCGAGGGCGGTCCAGCGCGGCGGGTGGCCCATGCGCGCGAGCATGAACGCCGCGACGGCGACGTTCAGCACCGCGACGGCGAACGCGGTGCGGACGAGGCCCAGGTACGGCAGCAGGAGGAACGGGAACAGCAGCGACGCCGCGAGCGCGCCGAAGTAGTCGAGCGCGAGCACCTTGGACAGCAGCGAGACGGAGCCCTCGCTCCCCCGCTCCTTGAGCACGGCCACGAGCAGCGGGATCTCGATGCCGATCGCCGTGCCGATCGCGAGCGACAGCAGGACGAACACGACCCACGCGAGCTCGGTCTGGGCGTACGCCCAGAACAGCGCGAGCACGGACGTGCCCCCCAGGAGCGAGAGCACGAGCTCGTTGCGCACGAAGCTCATCCCCGCCGTGCGCTGGAGCCGGGGCGCGAGGAGGGAGCCGAGGCCCATGCCGAACAGGGTCAGCCCCGTCGCGACGGAGAACGCGACGACGGAGTCGCCGAACAGGTACGACGCCGCCGTCCCGAGGATGAGCTCGTAGACCAGCCCGCCGACGGCGACGAGCAGCGCGGCGGCGAAGACGGTCGGGCGGTCCAGGCTCCGCGCGCGCCCGGCGGGGGTCGCCACGTCCGGGGCCCGGTCAGCCCCGGGCACGGGACCGGACCCGGGACCGGACGGGGCGGGCGCGGTGTCCTGCCCTGTGTCCTGCTCGACGGACATGCTCAGGAGGTGATGGTCCCCGCGATGATCAGGCCGATCGCGATGGCGAGGCCGGCGATCATCACGCCGAACGCGGTGTTGTGCTCGTCGACGAGCTCGCGGTGAAGGTTCAGGCGGAACACCTTGTTCGCGACGACGAGCGTGAGCAGCAGCAGGACGATGCCGAGCGCGGAGTAGAGGATCGTCGAGAAGAAGGACCAGAGGAACGCGAGCGGGGCGGCGGTGGCGATCACGGGGACTCCCGGGGTCAGGTGGTGGGACGGGCGGACGGGTGGCGGACGGTCGCACGCGCGCGGCCGACGGTCGGGCGGGTCACTTGCCGAGCCCTCCGCCACCGCCGCCGTACACGGAGCGGCGCACGCACGTGCCGCTCTGCTCGGTGGTGACCACCTCGCCGGAGGGCGCGACGGTCTCGACGGTGCGGGGCGTGCAGGACGAGTCGCCCGTGGCGGTGCGGGCGGAGCACGACGCGAAGAAGCCGACGAGCACGACGGCGGCGACCGCGAAGGCGACGAACCGCCCGCCGGGGAACGCGAGCGGGGCGAGGCGTCGCCCGAAGAGACGGCGCTGCTCCGCGGTGTCGAGCCGCCGACCGCGGTAGACGGCAGTCACGGGCCCGAGCGGGCCGGTGGTGCGTTCGACCGAGACGACCGTGCCGTGTGCGGAGAGGTCGGCGTACTCGACCTGCTGGCCGACCACGAACGGTTCGGCGAACTGTCCCTCGACGTGCTCCACGCGCCCCGTGCCGCGCTCGCGCACCGTCAGCGAGTACTGCCGCCCGTCGAGGCGCAGGCCCAGGGTGCGCCCGGTCTGCAGGCTCGACATGTCGACGACGGGGGGCCACGCCTCGACCGGGTGGTAGAGCGTGACGTCGCGCGTGTCGTGGTCGTACTCGACCCACACGTCCGAGCCGTCGTGCGCGAGGAGCTGCCACTCCTCCCACGTGTACGTCGAACCGCCCTGGTTCGTCGACAGGACCGCGACGGCGCGCGGCGTGGCCCGCTGCGGCGGTGCGCCGACGAGCTCCTCGCCGACGCGCATCGCGAGACGGGGGCGGGCGCTCACACGAGGCTCCGCACCGCGACGTCGGCCGCGCCGAGGGCGTCGGCGAGCAGGGCGCGCACGTCGTCGGCAAAGGTCGTGGACGCCGGGGGGCGGCACGTCGTGAGCGTCACGTACGCGGTCCCGTGCTCGGGCCACGTGTGGACGGCGAGGTGCGACTCGGCGAGCAGGATCACGACGCTCGTGCCCTGGGGCTCGAAGCGGTGCGAGGCCTCGCCGAGCGGGGTCATCCCGGCGTGCCGGACGATCGCGTCGAGGCACCGGCGGACGGTCGGGTCGTCGTCGAGCAGGGCCGGGTCTGCTCCCGTCACGTCGAAGACGTGGACGAGGTTGCGCTGCACGCCCGATCC
This region includes:
- a CDS encoding serine hydrolase domain-containing protein, which codes for MTTLDDAALTTLDTHLRAAADADAFSGVVRLERHGEALFERAYGIASRRWGVPVRTSTRFDVASVTKLFTAVAVLQQVGEGRLGLDDRVHDHVDLVGTTIPREVTIRHLLTHTSGIADDADEEAGESYEALWVERPNYSVTRTEDFLPGFVHKEPNFAPGEGCRYCNVGFVLAGLALEAVTGTTYRDHVREHVFARAGMDRSGFFRMDEAEPDVAEGWEPVFDGPRSDGRITGWRQNIYSYPPVGSPDGGAHVTAADLTRFWAAVRGGDLLPPDLTRAFLTPQVKHDDGDTDETDDKDAEGVERAASVHYGFGVEFELRADGSVRSAYKEGINTGSSAMLRHYPEAGAPVPAGLPPAAAPGVTVAVVCNAESDAWETVRRIDALVLG
- a CDS encoding LLM class flavin-dependent oxidoreductase; amino-acid sequence: MATSTTTPALGVILPRELPADRIVPFARRAEEVGLDEVWVVEDLTFHGGIAQAATVLAATRHLTVGIGILPAATRAPSTAAMEAATLAALHPGRLHLGIGHGMPAWMRQIGVWPASPLAMLEETTSAVRALLHGERVSVSGRYVAVDDVALHAPPASPPPVLAGVRGPRSLEISGRVADGTILDMPVTPEYLAVARAAIDAGRTSAGGAAPPEHRVVAFAVGAVHDDVATARAIVRPSLAVLGETDWSAQIDPLPFADDLRALRDASDSPEAFATAMPDAWVDALAVVGTPDTFRARLAELGAGGVSSIVLLATSPDPARPDDPFAALDALHEITRSAPRPRTA
- a CDS encoding polyamine aminopropyltransferase, producing the protein MSVEQDTGQDTAPAPSGPGSGPVPGADRAPDVATPAGRARSLDRPTVFAAALLVAVGGLVYELILGTAASYLFGDSVVAFSVATGLTLFGMGLGSLLAPRLQRTAGMSFVRNELVLSLLGGTSVLALFWAYAQTELAWVVFVLLSLAIGTAIGIEIPLLVAVLKERGSEGSVSLLSKVLALDYFGALAASLLFPFLLLPYLGLVRTAFAVAVLNVAVAAFMLARMGHPPRWTALAAVTLVVLVTGFAASTWLETRISAGMYQDPVVAQERSAYQQVVVTEYRGDTRLYLDNQLQFSSVDEARYHETLAHAAMTSVAAPASVAILGGGDGLLAREVLRYDSVQEVALVDLDPAVTDLARENRLLTDLNEHALDDPRVTVVNADAFRWVEDTPQTFDVVLVDLVDPSTERVAKLYSQEFYGMVAAHLRPGGVFATQATSTYFTPDAFWQVASTVRAAAPDRTVVPLTVNVPSFGEWGFALSLPGGPGGVTGSAQRPDDVPGLFARTPLPEGLRFHDAASLAATTHLPADNPPQDLPPSTLLSPTVQRTYQDDMRAWRY
- a CDS encoding DUF350 domain-containing protein; the protein is MIATAAPLAFLWSFFSTILYSALGIVLLLLTLVVANKVFRLNLHRELVDEHNTAFGVMIAGLAIAIGLIIAGTITS
- a CDS encoding DUF4178 domain-containing protein encodes the protein MSARPRLAMRVGEELVGAPPQRATPRAVAVLSTNQGGSTYTWEEWQLLAHDGSDVWVEYDHDTRDVTLYHPVEAWPPVVDMSSLQTGRTLGLRLDGRQYSLTVRERGTGRVEHVEGQFAEPFVVGQQVEYADLSAHGTVVSVERTTGPLGPVTAVYRGRRLDTAEQRRLFGRRLAPLAFPGGRFVAFAVAAVVLVGFFASCSARTATGDSSCTPRTVETVAPSGEVVTTEQSGTCVRRSVYGGGGGGLGK
- a CDS encoding S-adenosylmethionine decarboxylase family protein codes for the protein MQRNLVHVFDVTGADPALLDDDPTVRRCLDAIVRHAGMTPLGEASHRFEPQGTSVVILLAESHLAVHTWPEHGTAYVTLTTCRPPASTTFADDVRALLADALGAADVAVRSLV